The following proteins are co-located in the Chitinivibrio alkaliphilus ACht1 genome:
- the coaD gene encoding pantetheine-phosphate adenylyltransferase → MPTAIYPGTFDPITRGHIDIVQRASYIFTEVITIVADNPAKDRFFTTEERLELAQDALAGISNVRVIPFQGLIVDVLRETGARTIIRGLRALSDFEGEFQMAFTNRKLYEQADTVFLMPSAEYAYLSSSLVKQIAHFHGDVDKFVTPAVARAMRQKREG, encoded by the coding sequence ATGCCTACTGCTATTTATCCTGGTACCTTTGATCCCATAACACGGGGACATATTGATATCGTACAACGGGCATCATATATTTTTACTGAAGTTATTACTATTGTGGCGGATAATCCTGCAAAGGATCGTTTCTTTACCACAGAAGAGCGTTTAGAGTTGGCCCAAGACGCCCTTGCAGGTATCTCCAACGTACGGGTAATACCGTTTCAAGGCCTCATTGTGGATGTGCTCCGTGAAACAGGGGCACGAACAATTATACGGGGATTACGGGCCCTGTCAGATTTTGAAGGAGAATTCCAGATGGCCTTTACGAACAGAAAGCTCTATGAACAGGCGGATACGGTATTTCTCATGCCCAGTGCAGAATATGCATATCTTAGTTCGTCCTTGGTAAAACAGATTGCCCATTTCCATGGAGATGTGGACAAATTTGTTACTCCCGCTGTTGCTCGTGCAATGCGGCAGAAACGGGAGGGGTAA
- a CDS encoding LacI family DNA-binding transcriptional regulator, producing the protein MKQSKTSFGNIPTVKKIAVIISQMEEACQSLIWDGIYQTAQKKGVTVVAFPALSGNSIISHYPLIADFINGGNFTDVILFSGAMSEYTNWSVVERYVDTIELPVVSIGGMLKNAQSSIVVDNKDGIIQLVSHLAQHHEKKRIGFLKGPESNDEALERLDAYIAGLKENHLSYDSSIIFQGSFSAESGRDAARTIVKRNISLDALVCADDESAIGAIKEFQRHNIHPPTDIIVTGFDDVPQAEMFSPSLTTVRQPFYEMGVAAVEAVLNHGGRSVIVKPTIFVPRNSCGCIHHSVQEFRKTLPRMDNDTPPSPARIVATLEPVIKESLKTMRYYSAESITTYRHFLENAIKKYIMTFLAP; encoded by the coding sequence ATGAAACAATCAAAAACCTCATTCGGTAACATCCCTACGGTGAAAAAAATAGCAGTCATAATCAGTCAAATGGAAGAAGCGTGCCAGTCCTTAATTTGGGATGGTATTTACCAAACTGCGCAAAAAAAAGGAGTTACTGTGGTTGCATTTCCCGCTCTTTCGGGAAATTCCATAATTTCGCACTACCCCTTGATCGCAGACTTTATCAACGGGGGTAATTTCACCGACGTCATACTCTTTTCCGGCGCCATGTCTGAATATACAAACTGGTCTGTTGTTGAACGCTATGTGGACACCATAGAACTGCCCGTGGTGAGTATCGGCGGCATGCTCAAAAACGCACAATCTTCCATTGTGGTTGATAATAAAGATGGCATCATACAACTGGTTTCTCACCTCGCACAGCACCATGAAAAGAAACGTATCGGGTTCTTAAAAGGTCCAGAAAGTAATGACGAAGCCCTTGAGCGTCTCGACGCATACATTGCCGGTTTAAAAGAGAATCATCTCTCCTACGACAGCTCTATCATTTTTCAGGGATCATTCTCTGCTGAATCGGGAAGAGATGCGGCACGCACCATTGTAAAGAGAAACATCTCTCTTGACGCCCTTGTCTGCGCTGATGATGAGTCTGCCATTGGAGCAATAAAGGAATTTCAACGACATAACATTCATCCCCCCACGGACATTATTGTCACGGGGTTTGATGACGTTCCCCAGGCAGAAATGTTCTCCCCAAGCCTTACCACGGTGCGACAACCGTTTTATGAAATGGGGGTGGCAGCTGTAGAAGCTGTGCTGAATCATGGGGGACGCTCTGTTATTGTAAAACCGACAATCTTTGTACCACGAAACTCCTGTGGGTGTATTCACCACTCTGTTCAAGAGTTTCGCAAAACCCTTCCACGTATGGACAATGATACCCCGCCCTCTCCAGCCCGAATTGTAGCAACCCTGGAACCGGTAATAAAGGAGTCCTTAAAAACTATGCGGTACTACTCTGCAGAGAGTATTACAACGTACCGCCACTTCCTTGAAAATGCAATTAAAAAATATATCATGACTTTCTTGGCGCCGTAA
- the gatC gene encoding Asp-tRNA(Asn)/Glu-tRNA(Gln) amidotransferase subunit GatC — protein MDTKQVQAVAHLARIDVSPAELPGLTEEFSRIISYVEQLREVDTTGVTPTACIDRPHDALREDVVTPSLPVETALANAPNAKKGHFAVPKIIG, from the coding sequence ATGGATACAAAACAGGTTCAAGCGGTGGCGCATCTTGCCCGCATTGATGTCTCCCCTGCGGAGCTTCCCGGGTTAACCGAAGAGTTTTCCCGTATTATCTCCTATGTAGAACAACTCCGTGAAGTTGATACCACGGGAGTGACTCCAACAGCGTGTATTGATCGTCCACACGATGCACTTCGCGAAGATGTCGTTACTCCGTCGCTTCCCGTTGAAACGGCATTGGCAAATGCGCCCAATGCCAAGAAAGGTCATTTTGCGGTACCGAAGATAATCGGATAA
- a CDS encoding secondary thiamine-phosphate synthase enzyme YjbQ, protein MVVQETIYIDTQASSQWVNITDSVRAVVRASSISRGSVTITSAHTTAAVTVNESADPAVETDVFTKLSQLIPSGEPFYLHAEGNSHSHLQATLVGASEVLPVQKGGVVLGTWQAIYFCEFDGPRKARRCTVTVMGE, encoded by the coding sequence ATGGTTGTACAAGAGACCATTTACATAGATACACAGGCTTCTTCGCAGTGGGTAAATATAACCGACTCTGTGCGTGCTGTTGTACGGGCATCGTCAATTTCACGTGGGAGTGTAACCATAACCTCTGCCCATACCACTGCTGCTGTTACCGTAAATGAAAGCGCAGATCCTGCAGTGGAAACGGATGTTTTTACCAAGCTTTCTCAGCTGATACCTTCCGGTGAACCCTTTTATTTACACGCAGAGGGTAATTCTCACAGTCATTTACAAGCAACTCTTGTGGGAGCTTCAGAAGTGCTGCCTGTGCAGAAGGGCGGGGTTGTGCTTGGGACGTGGCAAGCGATTTACTTTTGTGAGTTTGACGGCCCCCGGAAAGCCCGTCGATGTACTGTCACTGTTATGGGCGAATGA
- a CDS encoding ATP-dependent helicase, translating to MTESVLQEIPLNAVQKEAVRHADGCQLVFAGAGTGKTRVLTAKIAWLIRERGIHPGHIFAATFTNKAAREMKERVASLIHMGCDSLWIGTFHSLCVRILRREGHALGFSRWFSIYDTTDQLAVIKNVMKEQGVDEKSLRPKAVLHAISGYKNRCISAEELAKQAESFYEKEMSQLYLQYQAELRRADAMDFDDLIQNTVTLLATHGEIRQAYQNLFRHILVDEYQDTNGAQFQLIKILAGDSVPVFAVGDDDQSIYGWRGAQVENILQFHEVFGDTAVFKLEENYRSTGNVLRFANAIISENSRRSNKKLWTAGDMGEEVVVRAFSNDIKEAERLVASIASSIQSGTPLSELAVFFRTNAQTRQFEKELLKGDIPYVIVGGTAFFSRKEIKDITAYLRVLINPKDDLSCQRIINVPSRGIGNKSQEKIAAEATRQGVSFFEAILSGRAEAHLTGRAKKGLVAFREMYEYVRALLDEDSSPEEIVNELLRGTGYLDELQVHGGEEAENRTENINEFVNAVAQWQLENPEGELGQFLEEITLATDVDTMDQENCVKLMTLHASKGLEFDEVYLAGVEEGLLPSVQSLNDTEKLEEERRLLYVGATRARRRLICSYCESRMRFGSVMPMGISPFLDAVDPSYYRVVDETARFNTVYWSEDAAASSYKPRSISHGGSGAGQRIKRGAPVLMRGRDVPAKRKESSKPSLSAGPGGAGKTVVFRQGQEVRHEKFGRGKILRVSGVGANTRLTILFDGGVRKQLIAKYAKLTLL from the coding sequence TTGACAGAGTCGGTATTACAAGAGATTCCCTTAAACGCAGTGCAGAAAGAGGCTGTTCGTCATGCTGATGGCTGTCAGCTTGTATTTGCCGGTGCCGGCACGGGAAAAACCCGTGTGCTTACTGCGAAGATTGCATGGTTAATTCGTGAGCGCGGCATACATCCGGGGCACATTTTTGCAGCAACCTTTACCAATAAGGCCGCACGGGAAATGAAGGAGCGGGTTGCGTCCTTGATACACATGGGATGCGACTCTTTGTGGATTGGGACATTTCACTCACTTTGTGTGCGTATATTGCGGCGTGAGGGCCATGCTTTGGGGTTTTCCCGATGGTTCTCAATTTATGACACCACTGATCAGCTTGCTGTGATAAAAAATGTGATGAAAGAACAGGGGGTTGATGAAAAATCCCTTCGCCCGAAGGCCGTTCTTCATGCTATTTCCGGATATAAAAACCGGTGCATTTCCGCCGAGGAATTAGCAAAACAGGCGGAATCATTTTATGAAAAAGAAATGAGTCAGCTCTATCTACAGTATCAAGCAGAGCTTCGACGTGCCGATGCCATGGACTTTGATGACCTTATACAAAATACAGTCACCCTTTTGGCTACCCATGGGGAGATCCGCCAGGCCTATCAAAATCTTTTTCGTCATATCCTCGTGGATGAGTATCAGGATACAAACGGAGCACAGTTTCAGCTGATAAAAATCCTCGCTGGAGACTCTGTGCCGGTATTTGCTGTGGGCGATGATGATCAGTCAATCTACGGTTGGCGCGGTGCACAAGTTGAAAACATCTTACAGTTTCATGAGGTTTTTGGCGATACGGCCGTGTTCAAGCTTGAAGAGAATTATCGATCTACGGGTAATGTGTTGCGTTTTGCCAATGCGATCATTTCAGAAAATTCTCGGCGCAGCAATAAAAAACTCTGGACTGCCGGTGATATGGGAGAAGAGGTGGTGGTGCGTGCCTTTAGTAACGATATTAAAGAGGCTGAACGACTGGTCGCGTCGATTGCCTCATCGATACAAAGCGGAACTCCTCTCTCTGAACTGGCTGTGTTTTTCCGTACCAATGCGCAAACTCGGCAATTTGAGAAAGAGCTGCTCAAGGGCGATATTCCCTACGTTATTGTAGGGGGAACTGCGTTTTTCAGTCGAAAAGAGATTAAAGATATAACGGCGTACTTACGCGTGCTGATTAACCCTAAGGATGATCTCTCCTGTCAGCGAATTATTAACGTCCCCTCCCGTGGAATTGGAAACAAAAGCCAGGAAAAGATTGCCGCAGAGGCGACACGGCAAGGAGTTTCTTTTTTTGAAGCTATCCTGTCGGGGCGCGCAGAGGCACACCTCACGGGGCGGGCTAAAAAAGGGCTTGTTGCGTTTCGGGAGATGTATGAATATGTTCGTGCGTTGCTGGATGAGGATAGCTCTCCTGAGGAGATTGTAAATGAGCTTTTGCGTGGCACGGGATATCTTGATGAGTTGCAGGTGCATGGTGGAGAAGAGGCGGAAAACCGTACAGAAAATATTAATGAGTTTGTCAATGCTGTTGCGCAGTGGCAGTTGGAAAATCCAGAGGGAGAACTCGGGCAATTTTTGGAAGAGATTACCCTGGCCACCGATGTTGATACCATGGACCAAGAGAACTGTGTGAAGCTTATGACCCTACATGCGTCCAAGGGCTTGGAGTTTGATGAAGTCTATCTTGCAGGCGTTGAAGAGGGGCTTCTGCCCTCTGTTCAGAGTTTAAATGATACGGAAAAGCTGGAGGAAGAGCGACGGTTGCTGTATGTCGGTGCAACCCGGGCGCGACGTCGCCTCATTTGCAGCTACTGTGAAAGCCGCATGCGCTTTGGTTCGGTGATGCCCATGGGCATATCCCCCTTTCTCGATGCAGTTGATCCTTCCTATTACCGTGTCGTTGATGAAACAGCTCGATTTAATACGGTGTATTGGAGTGAGGACGCGGCAGCTTCTTCGTATAAGCCTCGATCTATCAGTCATGGTGGTTCCGGGGCAGGACAGCGGATAAAACGGGGGGCACCGGTGCTGATGCGTGGCAGGGATGTGCCTGCGAAAAGGAAGGAGTCCTCAAAGCCTTCTCTTTCTGCCGGCCCAGGAGGAGCGGGAAAAACCGTAGTGTTTCGCCAAGGTCAGGAAGTGCGCCATGAAAAGTTCGGTCGTGGAAAGATTCTTCGTGTTAGTGGTGTCGGTGCAAATACGCGTCTCACCATATTATTTGACGGCGGGGTGCGAAAACAATTGATTGCAAAATATGCAAAACTTACATTACTATAA
- a CDS encoding CNNM domain-containing protein, whose product MPFMWAMLFLVCLCLSFLFAGFETGFISWNTLKMEHRASRGKWVARRAVFLQERVEQVISTVLIGNNIALVLLSTSIFSFLAYFSENVPEFWVNLVLTPVILVLCELFPKSLFRIYSFRLSYIFVPFIYVFFVLFYPVTVLFRFVSGGGNAHVSEEEIVSIATEGEKDKSLTPFSKQVVTSALTLEKTSLSVLFKHLTPSAVYPVFAPNGEKHRSLPTEIEEQGAVFPADNMAAVLLGNPGLISLEYIIIEDKDRFLCYTKEQCFEKIFLEKKK is encoded by the coding sequence ATGCCATTTATGTGGGCAATGCTTTTTCTGGTATGCCTCTGTTTGTCCTTTCTTTTTGCCGGATTTGAAACCGGCTTTATTAGTTGGAATACTCTGAAAATGGAGCATCGGGCGTCCCGGGGCAAGTGGGTTGCCCGTCGTGCGGTGTTTTTACAAGAGCGGGTTGAGCAGGTTATTAGTACGGTTCTAATTGGTAATAATATCGCCTTGGTATTGCTCTCAACGAGCATTTTTTCCTTTCTCGCGTATTTTTCGGAGAACGTTCCCGAGTTTTGGGTTAATCTTGTTTTAACACCGGTGATACTGGTTCTTTGCGAGCTTTTTCCAAAATCGCTGTTTCGTATTTATTCATTTCGGCTCAGTTATATCTTTGTGCCCTTTATTTATGTTTTCTTTGTACTTTTCTATCCCGTAACGGTTCTTTTTCGCTTTGTATCTGGCGGGGGAAATGCCCACGTATCTGAGGAAGAGATTGTCTCTATTGCCACGGAAGGAGAAAAGGATAAGTCCTTGACTCCATTCAGCAAGCAGGTTGTCACCTCTGCCCTTACTCTGGAGAAAACCTCCTTGAGCGTACTTTTTAAGCATTTGACCCCTTCCGCAGTCTACCCTGTGTTTGCGCCTAATGGTGAGAAACACCGTTCTCTTCCCACAGAAATAGAAGAGCAGGGGGCGGTGTTTCCTGCTGACAATATGGCAGCAGTTCTTTTAGGGAATCCCGGGCTTATTTCTTTAGAATACATAATAATTGAAGACAAGGACCGCTTTTTATGCTATACTAAAGAGCAGTGTTTTGAAAAAATCTTTCTTGAAAAGAAAAAATAA
- a CDS encoding GGDEF domain-containing protein — protein MNKLQLEAMLILNDAQKSYDRYAQYARENKKEELREVYQNIISQHNVGELLDYSMQEIRRLGSKNATIVLFYNYASIPYLDWNMPEVSFVKRQISKGKEVALPQDGLVINSHDILPTYTHSFNKMIFLPLYFYGEYFGYIITDIITDTANTMYEDLRSHVSTALHNCYMKERFSALSMQDELTDVSNKNGFMLLSQQMISQAISTETPLGIYYFDIENLQSINEKYGQEMGDRAIVAAASLIARTFRTTDIIGRIDGGGFAVTIKVRDTKMVEELSKRLFENLERYNSHSGLPLSLSLRSGYTHFIATTETTIEEELSVVIEKAMIPQRSSS, from the coding sequence GTGAATAAACTCCAGCTTGAAGCCATGCTAATCCTCAATGATGCGCAGAAGTCATACGACCGATATGCACAGTATGCACGGGAAAATAAGAAAGAGGAACTACGTGAAGTATACCAAAATATTATCTCACAACACAATGTGGGAGAGCTTCTTGACTACTCCATGCAAGAGATTCGTCGTCTGGGAAGTAAAAATGCAACCATTGTACTCTTTTACAACTATGCCTCCATTCCCTACCTTGACTGGAATATGCCCGAAGTCTCCTTTGTAAAACGACAAATTAGCAAGGGAAAGGAAGTTGCTCTTCCACAGGATGGACTGGTTATTAATAGCCATGATATTCTCCCCACCTACACACACTCTTTTAATAAAATGATTTTCCTGCCACTCTATTTTTATGGCGAGTACTTTGGCTATATTATCACCGATATTATTACAGATACGGCAAATACGATGTATGAGGACTTACGATCGCACGTCAGTACAGCCCTCCATAACTGCTATATGAAAGAACGCTTTTCGGCCCTTTCCATGCAGGATGAGCTCACAGATGTTTCCAACAAAAACGGCTTTATGCTCTTATCACAACAGATGATTAGCCAGGCAATTTCCACAGAAACACCCTTGGGGATTTACTATTTTGATATTGAAAATCTCCAAAGTATTAACGAAAAATATGGACAAGAAATGGGAGATCGAGCCATTGTTGCCGCGGCATCTCTGATTGCACGAACATTCCGAACCACCGATATTATTGGACGAATAGACGGGGGGGGATTTGCTGTAACAATAAAAGTGCGAGATACAAAAATGGTGGAAGAACTCTCAAAACGACTGTTTGAAAATCTCGAACGCTACAACAGCCACTCAGGTCTTCCCCTATCCCTCTCTCTGCGCAGTGGATACACTCATTTTATTGCAACTACCGAAACAACCATTGAGGAAGAATTAAGTGTGGTGATTGAAAAAGCGATGATCCCTCAACGCTCTTCATCCTAA
- a CDS encoding M23 family metallopeptidase has product MTKIHEKLLLYTTTVAHSRRLHVVLLCAVLFVAADIVYAFVGYKTVRAQYSSANRSLHFLRSDLTRMNDELHDRMEQLGLLEEREGFFRLKYGLADIDEGVRDFSTGGKPTMESFVQERLGSKDHITSDKLLLEAESFLQRVRFTDSMFVKLQGHIDREIMYYNEIPSVWPVRRNRITSPYGRRTHPVTGRRSFHDGIDIAGSIGDSIIAPADGIVTYVGRMDGYGKTIEIRHRNSGYYTRYAHLSGFNTQRGNIVRRGDLIGFVGNTGTSTGPHLHYEVRRGERWGATQNPWRYLPRKDVVYD; this is encoded by the coding sequence ATGACAAAAATACACGAAAAACTACTACTTTATACTACAACGGTGGCGCATAGCAGACGGCTCCATGTCGTATTACTTTGTGCGGTGCTCTTTGTTGCAGCAGATATTGTCTATGCCTTTGTAGGTTATAAGACCGTGCGGGCGCAGTATTCATCAGCGAACCGTTCACTACATTTTCTCCGCTCTGATCTCACCCGAATGAACGATGAGCTCCATGACCGCATGGAACAGCTCGGTCTTCTCGAAGAACGCGAAGGTTTTTTTCGTCTCAAATACGGCTTAGCAGATATTGACGAAGGGGTACGTGATTTTAGTACCGGGGGGAAACCTACGATGGAATCCTTTGTGCAGGAGCGCTTAGGCAGTAAAGATCATATTACGTCAGATAAGCTTTTATTAGAAGCGGAGTCGTTTTTGCAGAGGGTCCGTTTTACGGACAGCATGTTTGTAAAGCTCCAAGGACATATTGATCGGGAGATTATGTATTACAATGAAATCCCCTCTGTATGGCCTGTACGGCGGAATCGTATTACCTCGCCTTATGGACGGCGAACGCACCCTGTTACGGGACGGCGGAGTTTTCACGATGGTATTGATATTGCCGGCAGTATCGGAGACTCCATTATTGCTCCTGCCGACGGCATTGTAACCTACGTTGGGCGTATGGACGGCTATGGGAAAACCATTGAAATACGACATAGAAATAGCGGGTATTACACTCGATATGCGCATCTTTCCGGGTTTAATACACAACGGGGCAATATTGTTCGCCGAGGTGACCTCATTGGATTTGTGGGGAATACCGGTACCAGTACGGGCCCGCATTTGCATTATGAAGTGCGTCGGGGTGAGCGCTGGGGGGCAACGCAAAATCCATGGCGCTATTTACCGCGAAAAGATGTGGTGTACGATTAA
- a CDS encoding ComEA family DNA-binding protein — MKGVFQSPSFYIGAIWVAILIFGALSRDDEMVFEYHIEMGDSEETFEETVSVQDVSLDTIGVESQEAPDHEDESQHQYDVSGKININTASREDLMQVRGIGDVLAGRIMAYRNEHDLFQDMAEVQEVHGVGVVTVERMKDHFYCEKPR, encoded by the coding sequence ATGAAGGGGGTCTTCCAGTCTCCATCCTTTTATATCGGGGCAATATGGGTTGCAATCCTCATATTTGGTGCGCTCTCCCGAGATGATGAGATGGTCTTTGAATACCATATAGAAATGGGAGACAGTGAGGAGACTTTTGAGGAAACCGTATCTGTACAGGACGTGTCCCTTGATACGATCGGTGTTGAGTCACAAGAAGCGCCTGATCATGAAGATGAATCACAGCACCAGTATGATGTATCGGGTAAAATTAATATCAATACTGCATCTCGTGAGGATCTCATGCAAGTGCGAGGGATCGGGGATGTTTTGGCAGGACGCATTATGGCATATCGAAATGAGCACGATTTGTTTCAAGATATGGCAGAGGTACAAGAGGTACATGGTGTTGGTGTGGTAACGGTTGAGCGAATGAAAGATCATTTTTACTGTGAGAAGCCGAGGTGA
- a CDS encoding rhomboid family protein, translated as MAYQHHTEYSAVSVITIATVAVFFFQQVPSVGIPLLSDFSLVPQDLLRGQVWRLLTYGFLHSPQGIWHLAFNMLGLWVFGRELEFLWGKKQFSIFYFFSIFFSGLFSFVNFAYGAGHIPIIGASGAIYALLFVYAAYFPHRQLLLFFVFPVSIRSAVVFFTIFSLLGMMQGRGGIAHVVHLGGFGAGYAYLTYMRGAVSLPGVPKVLSRLFQRKKGPQFYSFPSSSEKGRGDEMDLLDDILRKISRQGISSLSEEEWKILKRHSQDS; from the coding sequence ATGGCATATCAACACCATACAGAATACTCTGCCGTCTCGGTGATTACCATTGCCACCGTGGCAGTTTTCTTTTTTCAGCAGGTGCCATCTGTGGGGATACCGCTTCTGTCAGATTTTTCTCTAGTTCCCCAAGATCTCTTACGTGGGCAGGTTTGGCGCTTGCTTACCTACGGATTTTTACATAGCCCTCAGGGAATTTGGCATCTTGCCTTTAATATGCTTGGGTTGTGGGTGTTTGGACGAGAACTTGAATTTTTGTGGGGAAAGAAGCAGTTTTCTATCTTTTACTTTTTTTCTATCTTTTTCTCGGGGCTCTTTTCCTTTGTGAATTTTGCCTATGGCGCAGGCCATATTCCCATAATAGGAGCATCGGGAGCTATTTATGCGCTGCTCTTTGTGTATGCAGCATATTTTCCCCATCGTCAATTACTGCTTTTTTTCGTATTTCCCGTATCCATACGTTCGGCCGTTGTCTTCTTTACAATATTCTCACTTCTGGGTATGATGCAGGGGCGGGGAGGGATAGCCCATGTGGTTCATCTCGGTGGGTTTGGTGCCGGATATGCATATCTGACATATATGCGGGGGGCTGTGTCCCTACCGGGTGTTCCAAAAGTGCTTTCTCGATTGTTTCAAAGAAAAAAGGGACCTCAATTCTACTCCTTTCCTTCATCGTCTGAAAAGGGCAGGGGGGATGAAATGGATCTTCTTGACGATATCTTACGAAAAATCTCTCGTCAGGGTATATCCTCCCTTTCTGAGGAGGAGTGGAAGATTCTAAAACGGCATTCCCAGGACTCCTGA
- a CDS encoding PHP domain-containing protein has translation MYCHCYGRMNIRADLHIHSCLSPCASLDMGPRDIVAQACERNLTHLALTDHNSTRNCVVMAELCAEAGLVFFPGMEVTTSEEIHVLLYFPSVAEALRAGKEIEASLSPRVPLRAEQMGYEAVVDRENNVCELLDWYLSVSTTYSLNDLSRFATSFGACIVPAHILKPLFSITSQLGFLLPNAPYDAVEISHGNRHRAGEVSGYPWITSSDSHYLDDIGKCFTEFHADTLPKTPREFFAYLPRRGSKGV, from the coding sequence ATGTACTGTCACTGTTATGGGCGAATGAATATTCGGGCTGATTTGCATATCCACTCATGCCTTTCCCCCTGTGCTTCTCTTGACATGGGACCACGTGATATTGTTGCGCAGGCGTGCGAAAGAAACTTGACCCACCTTGCCCTCACCGATCATAATAGTACACGTAACTGTGTTGTTATGGCAGAGCTTTGCGCAGAGGCGGGGCTTGTCTTTTTTCCCGGTATGGAAGTAACTACGAGCGAAGAAATTCATGTGCTTCTCTATTTTCCCAGTGTTGCAGAGGCTCTCAGAGCGGGAAAAGAAATAGAAGCGTCCCTTTCGCCTCGTGTTCCTTTACGGGCCGAGCAAATGGGATATGAGGCAGTTGTTGACCGTGAAAATAATGTGTGTGAGCTTCTTGACTGGTATCTCTCCGTGAGTACCACCTACTCCCTTAATGATTTGAGTAGGTTTGCTACTTCTTTTGGGGCGTGCATCGTTCCTGCCCATATTCTGAAACCGTTATTTTCCATCACGAGCCAATTGGGGTTTCTTTTACCCAATGCGCCCTATGATGCGGTAGAAATAAGCCATGGAAATAGGCATCGTGCGGGAGAAGTGTCTGGCTACCCATGGATCACCTCTTCAGATAGCCATTACCTTGATGATATTGGAAAATGCTTTACGGAATTCCACGCTGATACTCTTCCCAAAACCCCTCGTGAATTTTTTGCTTATTTGCCAAGGCGGGGTTCAAAGGGAGTTTAG
- a CDS encoding RsmD family RNA methyltransferase has protein sequence MNIRITGGKFRGKKLIVSGEDDFRPTKSRVREALCSSLMSRISEASCLDLCGGSGAVAFDFLSFSAGHVTVVEVDPGRCRAIQENVRHMGVSTLTVEMASAYSFLTHTTTTFDIIFYDPPYYDRGLTDLLCQVISRLAPGGVAVFEWACDDTYAAHLCHTQAVPGKTKQYGHTCLTYFYA, from the coding sequence ATGAATATACGAATTACCGGTGGAAAATTTCGGGGAAAAAAGCTTATTGTGTCGGGAGAAGATGACTTCCGTCCTACCAAGTCACGGGTTCGTGAAGCCCTGTGCAGCTCTCTTATGAGTCGTATATCCGAGGCTTCTTGTTTAGATCTCTGCGGTGGAAGCGGCGCTGTGGCCTTTGATTTCCTCAGCTTTTCCGCAGGACACGTCACAGTGGTGGAGGTTGATCCTGGCCGGTGTCGGGCGATACAAGAAAATGTGCGGCATATGGGTGTGTCGACGCTTACCGTAGAGATGGCTTCGGCATACTCCTTTCTGACACATACAACCACCACCTTTGATATTATATTTTACGACCCCCCATACTACGATCGAGGGCTTACGGATCTCTTATGTCAAGTTATCTCCCGCCTTGCTCCTGGAGGGGTGGCCGTCTTTGAATGGGCTTGCGACGACACGTATGCGGCGCACCTATGCCATACGCAGGCTGTTCCGGGAAAAACCAAACAGTATGGTCATACCTGTCTTACCTATTTTTATGCTTAA
- a CDS encoding adenylate kinase, with the protein MTKKYIVLFGPPGVGKGTQSKRLEKYTGHPHISTGDIFREHIKKKTKLGREVLDYIHAGKLVPDEVTIRLVAHRLDQHDARNGFILDGFPRSVSQAKALEEILANLNEQIDIIIDLYAPDDVIKMRLRRRAKYMGRIDDANPEIIDKRIETYHKQSEPCLEYFRKQDDLVIDLDGSGEICDIHETIKNLIR; encoded by the coding sequence ATGACAAAAAAATACATAGTTCTTTTTGGCCCTCCGGGCGTTGGAAAGGGTACCCAGTCGAAGCGGCTTGAAAAATATACGGGGCACCCACACATTTCCACGGGAGATATCTTCAGAGAACATATTAAGAAAAAAACAAAACTCGGACGGGAAGTCCTTGACTATATTCACGCGGGCAAGCTTGTTCCGGATGAAGTAACGATTCGATTGGTAGCACATCGTCTCGATCAGCATGACGCACGCAATGGCTTCATTCTTGATGGATTTCCCCGCAGTGTTAGCCAAGCCAAGGCACTGGAAGAAATCTTAGCAAATCTAAACGAGCAAATTGACATCATTATTGATCTCTATGCCCCAGACGATGTGATTAAAATGCGCTTACGAAGAAGAGCCAAGTATATGGGACGCATTGATGATGCAAATCCGGAGATTATCGATAAACGCATCGAAACATATCACAAACAGAGCGAACCCTGCCTCGAGTATTTTCGGAAGCAGGATGACCTTGTGATTGACTTGGATGGATCGGGAGAAATCTGCGATATCCATGAAACAATCAAAAACCTCATTCGGTAA